In Candidatus Pantoea floridensis, the genomic window GATTGGCGGCGCGCGAAGAGGATGACGGCAGCGAGCCGTGCGACATCACCCGCGAGCCGCCCGGTTATCCCGCCACGCGCGCGGCGCGTCTGCAACAGCTGGTGCGCGGCGACGAAGGCTTCCTGCTGGCACTCGGCTACTCGACGCAGCGTGGCTACGGCCGTAACCATCCGTTCGCCGGCGAAATTCGTACCGGTTATCTCAGCGTCTCGATCTGCCCGGAAGAGCTGGGTTTTGACATCGAGATCGGCGAAATCCTGCTGACCGAATGCGAAATGGTGAACGGCTTTACTACTGAAACCGCCAGCGCGCCGCACTTCACGCGCGGTTACGGCCTGGTGTTTGGTCGCTCCGAGCGCAAAGCGATGGCGATGGCGCTGGTGGATCGTGCGCTGCAGGCACCGGAGTATAACGAACGGATTGCCGGTCCAGCGCAGGACGAAGAGTTTGTGCTGTCGCATGCCGACAACGTGGAAGCGGCGGGCTTTGTCTCGCACTTGAAACTGCCGCACTACGTCGATTTCCAGGCGGAGCTTGAGCTGCTGAAACGGCTGCGCCAACAGCATCAGGAGCAGAATCATGAGTGAGTTAACCGGCTACAACAACGGTTATCTGGATGAACAAACCAAACGCACCATCCGCCGCGCAATATTAAAAGCAGTAGCGATTCCCGGTTATCAGGTGCCGTTTGCCGGACGCGAAATGCCGATGCCGTATGGCTGGGGCACCGGCGGCATTCAGATCACCGCCAGCATCATTGGCGATGCCGATGTGCTGAAGGTGATCGATCAGGGCGCCGATGACACCACCAACGCGGTATCGATTCGTCGCTTCTTTCAGCGCGTCAGCGGCGCGGCAACCACCGAACGTACGGTTGATGCCACGCTGATTCAGACGCGGCACCGCATTCCCGAAACGCCGCTGGAAGAGGATCAGATCCTGATTTTCCAGGTGCCAATCCCGGAACCGCTGCGTTTTATTGAGCCGCGCGAGACCGAAACCCGCACCATGCACGCGCTGGAGGAGTACGGCATCATGCAGGTGAAACTGTATGAAGATATTGCCCGCTACGGTCACATCGCCACCACCTATGCCTATCCGGTGAAGGTCAACGATCGCTACGTGATGGATCCGTCACCGATCCCCAAATTCGACAACCCGAAGATGCACATGATGCCGGCGCTGCAGCTGTTTGGTGCCGGACGTGAAAAACGCATCTATGCGCTGCCGCCGTTTACCAAAGTGGAAAGTCTCGACTTCGACGATCACCCGTTCAGCGTGCAGCAGTGGGATGAACCCTGCGCGCTGTGCGGTTCGCGCCACAGCTACCTCGACGAGGTGGTGATGGATGACGCCGGTACGCGCATGTTTGTCTGCTCCGATACCGATTTTTGCCACCAGCAGCAGGAACAACAGCATGCACAGTGAACAGCCGCTGCTTGCGGTCAACAATCTGACGCACCTTTATGCGCCAGGCAAAGGCTTTGAAGAGGTGAGTTTTGAGCTCTATCCTGGCGAAGTGTTAGGCATTGTCGGGGAATCCGGTTCGGGCAAAACCACGCTGCTGCGCAGCCTGTCGGCACGGTTAGCCCCGCAGCAGGGCAACATTCTTTACCGTGCGCAGGATCTTTATCAGCTGAGCGAGAGCGATCGCCGCCGCCTGCTGCGCACCGAATGGGGCGTGGTGCATCAGCATCCGCTGGATGGTTTGCGTCCGCAGGTGACGGCGGGCGGCAACATCGGTGAACGCCTGATGGCGGTGGGCAATCGCCACTATGGCGATATCCGTAAAGAGGCGATGCGCTGGCTGCAGGATGTCGAAATCCCCGCCAACCGCATCGACGATCTGCCCACCACTTTCTCCGGCGGTATGCAGCAGCGCTTGCAGATTGCGCGCAACCTGGTGACGCAGCCGACGCTGGTGTTTATGGATGAGCCGACCGGTGGTTTGGATGTGTCGGTGCAGGCGCGCCTGCTGGATCTGCTGCGCACGCTGGTGCGTGAGCTGAATCTGGCGGTGGTGATTGTCACCCACGATCTCGGCGTGGCGCGTTTGCTGGCGCATCGTTTGCTGGTGATGAAGCAGGGCCGCGTGGTCGAGAGCGGGCTGACGGATCGCGTGCTGGACGATCCGCATCATCCGTATACCCAACTATTGGTTTCGTCGGTGTTGAGTTAACCACGACGCGGTCATCAATAAGGTCGCCATAAATGGCGACCCTACGACGTGCCATATGTAGGGTCGCCATTTATGGCGAACTCACGATATCCAAATGTAACCGTAACGCCTTGTAGGGTCGCCATTTATGGCGACCAACCAACATCAGGACATCAACATGCAACCTTTATTGCGCGTAGAGCAACTCAGCAAAACTTTTGTGCTGCACAACCAGAGCAGCGCCGCGCTACCGGTATTGCAAGATGCCAATCTGGAAGTCAGCGGCGGCGAATGCGTGGTGCTACATGGCCGTTCGGGCAGCGGAAAATCGACGCTGCTGCGCGCGCTATACGGCAACTATCAGGCCAACAGCGGGCATATCTGGCTGCAACATCAGGGCGAATGGATCGACATGGCTAATGCCCCCGCGCGCCAGATTCTGGCGATTCGCTGCCATACCATCGGCTGGGTCAGCCAGTTTCTGCGCGTCATTCCACGCGTGCCGACGCTGGAGATCGTCATGCAGCCGCTGCTGGAGCGCGGCACCGAGCGTGCCTTCTGCGAAAAGCGCGCCAAAGAGCTGCTGACGCGCCTCAACGTGCCGGAGCGTTTGTGGTCACTGGCGCCGTCCACTTTTTCCGGTGGCGAACAGCAGCGCGTCAATATCGCGCGCGGTTTTATCGCCGACTATCCGGTGCTGCTGCTGGATGAGCCGACCGCCTCGCTGGATAGCGCCAACAGCGCCGCGGTGGTGGAACTGATTGAACAGGCGCGCGCCCGCGGTGCCGCCATTGTCGGTATTTTCCATGACGAAGCGGTGCGTGCACGCGTCGCCGATCGCCTGCACGTCATGCAGCCAGTGAACACAGGAGCAGAAGCATGATTATTAACAACGTCCGGCTGGTGCTGGAGCAGGAAGTGGTGGCCGGATCGCTGGAGATCCGCGACGGGCGCATTGCCAGTTTCAGCGACAGTCGTAGCCAGCTGGCGGGCGCGCTGGATGGCGAAAACGCCTTTCTGCTGCCGGGCCTGGTAGAGTTGCACACGGACAATCTCGATAAATTCTTCACGCCGCGACCGAAAGTCGATTGGCCCGCGCACTCGGCAATGAGCAGCCACGATGCGCTAATGGTCGCCAGCGGCATTACCACGGTGCTGGATGCGATTAGCGTTGGCGACGTGCGCGATGGCGGCCATCGTCTGGATAATCTGACAAAGATGATCGACGCGATTCAGGACAGCAATCGCAAAGGGATTAACCGCGCCGATCACCATTTGCATCTGCGCTGCGAGCTGCCGCACAACACCACGCTGCCGCTGTTTGAGGCGCTGATGAACACGCCGGAGCTGTCGCTGGTGTCGCTGATGGACCACTCGCCGGGCCAGCGTCAGTACGCCTCGCTGGAGATGTATCGCACCTATTATCAGGGCAAATATCAGCTCAGCGACGCGCAGATGGATCAGTTTGAACGCGAACAGCTGGCGCTGGCCGCTGAGTTCTCGACGCCGAACCGCAACGCCATCTCCAGTTTGTGCCGTTCGCGCGGCATTCCGCTGGCCAGCCACGATGATGCCACGGCGGCCCACGTCGCCGAATCGCATGATGTTGGCAGCGCCATCGCCGAATTTCCCACCACGCGGGAAGCAGCGCGCGCCTCGCGTGAATGTGGCATGCAGGTGTTGATGGGCGCACCGAATATCGTGCGCGGCGGATCGCACTCCGGCAATGTAGCGGCGGCGGAACTCGCCAGTCACGGCCTGCTGGATATTCTCTCCTCCGACTACTATCCCGCCAGTTTGCTCGACGCGGTGTTCCGTTTGGTCGCCGATGAACGCAATACCCTGACGCTGCCGCAGGCGGCGGCGCTGGTGACGTGCAATCCGGCGCAGGCGATTGGCCTGCACGATCGCGGGCGCATCGCCGAAGGGCTGCGCGCCGATTTAGTACTGGCGCATACCGATCATGGCCATTCACACATTCGCCACGTCTGGTCGCAAGGCAAGTTGGTGTTCTGATGGCGCGCCTCATCTGGCTGACCGGGCCTTCGGGCGCGGGCAAAGATAGCCTGCTGAACGCGCTGCGTGAGGCGCCGCCGGATAATCTGTTGATCGCCCATCGCTACATCACGCGCGCAGCCGATGCCGGCGGCGAGAATCATGTGGCGCTGAGCGAGGCGGAGTTCCGGCGACGTGAAGCACTGGGGCTGTTTGCCGTGAGCTGGCAGGCGCACGGTCTGCATTATGGGCTGGGCGAGGAGATCGATCTGTGGCTGGCGCGCGGTCTTAACGTGCTGGTCAACGGTTCGCGCCTGCATCTGCCGATAGTGCAGCAGCATTATGGTACGCAGCTGCTGCCGCTGGTGTTGCAGGTGTCGCCGGAAGTGCTGGCGAAGCGGCTGCGGCAGCGCGGGCGGGAGTCAGACGTTGAGATCGCAAAACGTCTGGCGCGTGCGGCCGAACCGCTGCCGGCACACTGCTATGCGCTGAATAACGATGGCGCATTGCGCGATACGCTCGAGCATTTGCGGCAATTGTTGGCTGATTGACCGAAATACACACCGACGCACCAGGTCGCCATAAATGGCGACCCTACGACAACGGGCATGCGATTTTGTAGGGGCGCCATTTATGGCGACCTAATACACACCGACGCGCCAGGTCGCCATGAATGGCGACCCTACGACAACGGGCATGTGATTTTGTAGGGGCGCCATTTATGGCGACCTAATACACACCGACGCGGCAGGTCGCCATGAATGGGGACCCTACGACGGGCCAATGTGCATTTTTCGCGTCCGTACCACGCTGTCACCGTTTAATCACTTTACTGTCATCAAGCTTTCATGCGATTTGCCCGTAATAGCGGGCAATCAACCACTCAGCAGAGATGGAGTGCATCATGGCACAGGCATTACTGAAAACCGTCGTCGACAATCCGTTTCCGCCCATCACCGGGCAGGGCAACAAGGTGCTGTCGGTGCAAGGATTGTGTAAAGCGTACGGCGCTAACAAGGTGCTGGATAACGTCAGCTTCGATCTGCATGCGGGCGAGCTGGTGGCCGTGATTGGTCGCTCAGGCGCAGGCAAATCGACGCTGCTGCATATGTTGAACGGCACCATCAGCGCCTCACAGGGCGCGATTCTCAGCAATCATCAGGGCGAAGTGGATCGCGATGTGGTGACGCTGAACAGCCGCCAGATGCGTGAATGGCGCAGCGAATGCGGCATGATTTTCCAGGATTTCTGTCTGGTGCCGCGCCTTGATGTGATCACCAATGTGCTGCTCGGCCGTTTAAGCCAGACCTCAACGCTGAAATCGTTCTTCAAAGTCTTTTCCGAAACCGACCGCGCTCGCGCCATTGAACTGCTGCAGTGGATGAACATGCTGCCGCAGGCGCTACAGCGTGCAGAAAACCTCTCCGGCGGCCAGATGCAACGCGTGGCGATTTGCCGGGCGCTGATGCAGAACCCGCGCATCCTGCTGGCGGATGAACCGGTAGCGTCACTCGATCCGAAAAATACCAAGCGCATCATGGACGTGCTGCGCCAGGTGAGCGAGCAGGGCATCAGCGTGATGGTCAACCTGCACTCAATCGAACTGGTGCGAAGCTACTGCACCCGCGTCATCGGCATTCAGCGCGGCAGAGTGCTGTTTGATGGACATCCTTCCCAGTTGACCGACGGCCTGATGCATGAGCTGTACGGCGACGAAATTAACCAGCTCCACTAACTTCCACGGCAAGAGAACAACCACCAATGAAACTGACCTCTTTAGCTTTACTGACTATGGCGATGGCTTTTGGCGTTAACGCTGCGGATGCACCAAAAGAACTGAACCTCGGTATTCTCGGCGGCCAGAACGCCACACAGCAGATTGGCGATAACCAGTGTGTGAAAGATTTCTTCGACAAGGAGCTGCAGGTGGATACCAAACTGCGCAACTCCTCAGATTACTCCGGCGTGATTCAGGGCCTGCTGGGCAACAAGATTGATCTGGTGCTGAGCATGTCGCCTGCTTCTTACGCCTCGGTTTACCTGCAGAACCCGAAAGCGGTAGATATAGTTGGCATTGTGGTGGATGACAAAGACGGTTCACAGGGTTATCACTCGGTGGTGATCGTCAAAGCCGACAGCCCGTATAAAAAACTGGAAGACCTGAAGGGCAAATCGTTCGGCATGGCCGATCCGGATTCCACCTCAGGCTTCCTGATGCCAAATCAGGCATTCAAGAAAGAGTTTGGCGGCACGGTTGATGATAAGTACAACAACACCTTCTCCAGCGTCACCTTCTCCGGCGGCCACGAGCAGGACATTCTCGGCGTGCTCAACGGCCAGTTTGATGGCGCGGTAACCTGGACATCGCTGATTGGCGACCGTGAAAGCGGCTATACCTCCGGCGCGTTTGGTCGCCTGATTCGTATGGATCATCCGGACCTGATGAAGCAGATCCGCATTATCTGGCAGTCGCCGCTGATCCCGAACGGCCCCATTCTGGTGAGCAACAACCTGCCCGCTGATTTCAAAGCGAAGGTGGTGGCCACCATCAAGAAACTGGATAAAGACGATCACGGCTGCTTTGTTAAAGCGGTGGGCGGAACCCAGCACATCGGCCCGGCAACCGTGGCGGATTACCAGAACATTATCGATATGAAGCGTGATTTGATGAAGGGTTCGCGCGGGTAAGCGATAAAACGGTGCGCATTAATGCGCACCCTACATTGAAGGGTCGCCATTCATGGCGACCGGGTTACACAGGAATCTCCCTCTTGACCGATTTCGAACACTACTACCAACGCATCCGCCGCCAGCAAAAGCGCGACTCGCTGCTGTGGTCGCTGCTGTTGCTGGCGCTCTATCTGGCCGCGGGCAAGATGGCGGAATTCAATCTGCTCACCGTCTGGCAATCGTTGCCACACTTCTTTGATTACATCGGCGCAACCCTGCCGGTGCTGCACCTGCCGTTGCTGTTTGCCGATGGCAAAACCGAAGGTTCGCTGGCCTATTGGGGCTACCGTCTGCACTTCCAGCTGCCGCTGATCTGGGAAACCTTACAGCTGGCGCTGTCGTCCACCATCGTGGCGGTAGGCATTGCCGCCGTGCTGGCGTTTTTCGCCGCCGATAATACGCAAACGCCGCGCAGCCTGCGCATCGCGATCCGCGCCTTTGTCGCCTTCCTGCGCACCATGCCGGAGCTGGCGTGGGCGGTGATGTTTGTTATGGCATTCGGCATTGGCGCCATTCCCGGCTTCCTCGCGCTGGCGCTGCACACCGTCGGCAGTTTGACCAAACTGTTCTACGAAGCGATTGAGAGCGCCTCGGATAAACCGGTGCGCGGCCTCGCTGCCTGCGGGGCCAGCAAACTGCAGCGCATGCGCTTCGCCTTCTGGCCGCAGGTTAAACCGACGTTCCTCTCCTACAGCTTTATGCGTCTGGAAGTTAACTTCCGCTCCTCGACCATTCTTGGCCTGGTTGGCGCGGGCGGGATCGGCCAGGAGCTGATGACCAATATAAAACTCGATCGTTACGATCAGGTCAGCATCACGCTGCTGCTGATTATTGTGGTGGTTTCGCTGCTGGATACCTTGTCTGGCTGGCTGCGTCGCCGCGTGGTGGAAGGAGAGATGCAATGATTACGCTGGCACCGGATGTCGCCAAAATCAAACAGGAGCATGCCGCCCTGTTTGCCGCTCAGCAGCGCTATTTGCGTCGCGTGGCACTGGTGGCGCTGGCTATCGTGCTTTACTACCTGTTCTTTTTTGCATTTTTTGGCATTGAATGGAGCCGCTTTCTCATCGGCTGCCAGCAGCTTAGCCGCTACTTCCTGCGCATGTTTGTCTGGCAGGATTTCCTCAACTGGCCGTTTGGCTACTACTTCACCCAGGTGGGGATTACGCTGGCGATTGTGTTTTCCGGTACGCTAACCGCCTCACTGATTGCGCTGCCGGTTTCGTTCCTCGCGGCGCGTAACGTGATGCACGATCCCGTGACGCGGCCGATTTCACTGGCGGTGCGTCGCGTGCTTGATGTATTGCGGGGCATCGACATGGCGATCTGGGGGCTGATCTTCGTGCGCGCCGTGGGCATGGGGCCGCTGGCGGGCGTGTTGGCGATTGTGGTTCAGGACGTTGGCCTGCTCGGCAAACTGTATGCCGAAGGGCACGAAGCGGTGGAGCGTTCACCGAGCCGCGGCCTTAGCGCGGTGGGCGCTAACAGCCTGCAAAAACATCGCTACGGCATCTTCACCCAGTCGTTCCCGACCTTTCTCGCGCTCAGCCTGTATCAGATTGAGTCCAACACGCGGTCGGCGGCGGTGCTCGGTTTCGTCGGCGCCGGCGGTGTGGGGCTGGTTTATGCCGAGAACATGCGTCTATGGAACTGGGATGTCGTGATGTTCCTGACCATTATCCTGGTGGCGGTGGTGATGATCATGGACGTGGTGTCCAGCAAGCTGCGCAAACGCTATATCACCGGGAAAGGGGTGCCGCTGTGGCAGCCTGCCGCGCGCGATTAAGCCGTGCACTGCGTTGCCAGGCGCGCTCCAGCACCTGCACCAGCTGCGCCTGCTGCCAGGGTTTCGCCAGCCGCTCACACAGCGGCAGCGTGACCTGCGTCTGACGCAGATCCTGACCGCTGATTAAGATTGTCGCCAGATGCGGCCACTGCGCCTGCGCCTGGCGAATCACGTCCGCACCGTTAAGCCCGCCCGGCAGCATCAAATCACTGATCAGCAGCTCAACATCTGGCGTCTGGCGCAGCAGTGCCAGCGCGCTTTCGCCGTCACCGCACTCCAGCGTCAGGTAACCGAGCTGATGCAGATGTTCACACAGCGTTTGCCGCACCGTGGGTTCATCATCCAGCACCAATACCAGCCGATCGCTGCTGATTTCCGGGGTAAAGGCCGACGGCAGCGCCACCGGCTGCGCGGTATCTGGTGCGCGTGGCAGCAGCAGGCGCACGGTGGTGCCTTGCCCCGGCGCGGTTTCCAGTTCTACCTGCCCGCCGGACTGACGCACAAAGCCATACACCATCGATAACCCCAAACCGCTGCCGCTGCCGATCGCTTTGGTGGTAAAGAATGGCTCAAACACCTGTTCACGCACCTCCGTCGACATGCCACAACCGTGATCGATAACCTCAATCGTGACGCGATCGCGTTTGCCGTCCGCTTCCTGCTTGCGCTGGTTCCAGATGCGCAGACGGATTTCTCCGCTTTGTTGCTCCATGGCATCGCGCGCATTCACCACCAGATTCATCAACGCATTTTCCAGCTGGCCGGCATCGATCCACGCCGGCCAGCCGGGACGCTGTGCATCCACCACCAGCTGCTGTCCCGGTAACAGCGCGTGCTGCAACAGCGAGTGCAGATTGTCTACCAGCTCCACCACCGATACCGCACGCGGGTAGAGCGCCTGTTTGCGCGAGAAGGCCAGCAGGCGCTGCGTTAATTGTGCGGCACGGTCGGCCGCCTGACGGGCACGATCGATGCGGTTGGCGAGTGTGCCGGGCGGCAGCTGATCGACGGTGAGCGCCAGGCTGCCAATGATCACCGCCAGCAGATTATTGAAATCATGCGCCAGTCCGCCGGTTAGCTGTCCAACCGCTTTCATCTTCTGGCTGTGCAGCAGCGCTTCTTCCAGCGCTTTGCGCGTGGTGCGCTCCAGCACGGTGTTCACCATGCCACGACGCGGCACCGGGCTGAAACGCAGCTCCAGCGTGCGGCCATCATCCAGCCGCACTTCCTGGGCATCCGCTAGCCCGTTGAGCTGGATATTGACGCGGGTTAGCAGCTGCTGATAGTGCAGGCCGCGATGCAGTTCGCGCGGCGCGATACCCAGCAGCTCGGCATATTGCGCATTCCACACCACCAGCTGGCCGCTGTTGTCAAACAGCGCAAAGCCGTCGCGCATCGCCAGAAAGGTGGATTCCAGCTGGTTGCTTTTCTCTTTCAGCAGGCGCGAGGTGTGCGCCAGCGAGGCGGTATTACGCGCAAACACGTTAAAGGCGCGCGCCAGATCGCCAAGCTCATCGCGCCGCGCCAGACCGGGTACGTTGACGCTCTTTTCACCCTGTGCCAGCCGCGTCATGGCGTGGGCGATCGCCGTCAGGCTGGAGCCGAGATTGCGGTAAATGTAGTAACCCGCGTAACCGGTGATCAGCAGCGCCAGCAGCATAAACAGGCCAATAAAGCCGATGATGGAATCCAGCTCCTCGTGAGTCACTGCGCTGCGCGCATCGCTCTGCTGCGCCACCAGCTGCACGTAATGGGTGATGTCTTCATTGAGCATCGCCACCAGCGCTTTAATGCGGTAGGTGGCGTAGGCGATAGCGATATCACTCTGCTCAAGCTGCTGCGCCACGGGTAGCAAACTGCTGCTGGTCGCGATCAGCCGTTGTGCCTGGGTATTTAACACGCCGCTCAGTGCTAACGCGTGCCACTGGCGCAGCACCGTTTGCAGCTGCTGCACCGCCGCTTGTGGCCCCGTGGATTGAATCGCCACGCTTAACAGGCTGTGGGTTTGCTGACGCAGCGCGTCAGAAGGGGAATTGGCGTGAGTCAGGAGATCAATACGATTAAGCAGCAGCTGCGCTTGCCACAGGCCGCTTAGCATCACGTTGCGCTGCAAGTGGCGTTGATGACCTTCACGCAGCAGTTGATTAATGCTCAGTTCCAGCATCTGGCTGCGTTCACGAATCCGCGTGAGCAGCTGCGGTTGCTGAGCGGCCAGCGGCGCGTGGGCTAGCAGCGTCAGCGACTGCTGCAACGCCCGTTGGGTTTGCTGCAATCGAGCCGACTCGCTCTGATACTCCAGCGCGCCGACCACCTGCGACAGGCGCACTGAGGCAATCGCCACATTGGCGGTATCGCGCGCCAGCGCCAGGCTGCCATTCATATCGGCCAGAGTTTGTGCCTGTGCCTGTTCCTGAATGTGACCGGCGTGGCGAAATCCAAAAATCGCCACCAGGCCGACTGCCAGCGTGACCGACATCACCAGCAGGTTAAACAGCAGCAGGCGACTACGTGCGCCAGCGTGCCAGTGCAGACCGTGACTCATTTTCGCCACCTCTTACCGCTCAACTCCCGGCGAGTATAGAAGCGCGAGCGGGGCGAAATATGACAAATATGAACGGTCGCTGACATTTTCCATTTATCTGGGCAGGCTTTACTCGCTGCAACCTTTGCCAGCAGGAGCCTCTCAATGGACGGCACACCGATACTCTCGATGCGTGGTATCACCCGGCGCTTTGGCAGTTTCTATGCGCTAAAGGGCGTGGATCTCACGGTCTGGCCCGGTGAAGTGCATGCGCTGATGGGTGAAAATGGCGCAGGCAAAAGTACTTTGATGAAAATTCTGGCCGGTGCTTATACCGCCAGCAGTGGGGAAATTCTTATCGACGGCCAGCCTTATGCGATTAAAGGCCCTAAAGAGGCGCTGGCGGCGGGCATTACGCTGATTTATCAGGAGATCAACCTGGCACCCAATCTCACGGTGGCGGAGAACATCTTCCTCGGCAGCGAAATCACGCGCGGCGGGCTGGTGAAACGTCGCCAGATGGCAGAA contains:
- a CDS encoding carbon-phosphorus lyase complex subunit PhnI, with amino-acid sequence MYVAVKGGEKAIASAHELQADLRRGDRALPELQCDQLAQQLGLAVDRVMTEGGIYDPQLAALAIKQASGDLVEAIFLLRAYRTTLPRLADSLALATDEMRLERRISAVYKDLPGGQVLGPTYDYSHRLLDFTLLANGETPAAQRDDQALPERCPHVFSMMTHEGLAAREEDDGSEPCDITREPPGYPATRAARLQQLVRGDEGFLLALGYSTQRGYGRNHPFAGEIRTGYLSVSICPEELGFDIEIGEILLTECEMVNGFTTETASAPHFTRGYGLVFGRSERKAMAMALVDRALQAPEYNERIAGPAQDEEFVLSHADNVEAAGFVSHLKLPHYVDFQAELELLKRLRQQHQEQNHE
- a CDS encoding alpha-D-ribose 1-methylphosphonate 5-phosphate C-P-lyase PhnJ produces the protein MSELTGYNNGYLDEQTKRTIRRAILKAVAIPGYQVPFAGREMPMPYGWGTGGIQITASIIGDADVLKVIDQGADDTTNAVSIRRFFQRVSGAATTERTVDATLIQTRHRIPETPLEEDQILIFQVPIPEPLRFIEPRETETRTMHALEEYGIMQVKLYEDIARYGHIATTYAYPVKVNDRYVMDPSPIPKFDNPKMHMMPALQLFGAGREKRIYALPPFTKVESLDFDDHPFSVQQWDEPCALCGSRHSYLDEVVMDDAGTRMFVCSDTDFCHQQQEQQHAQ
- the phnK gene encoding phosphonate C-P lyase system protein PhnK — protein: MHSEQPLLAVNNLTHLYAPGKGFEEVSFELYPGEVLGIVGESGSGKTTLLRSLSARLAPQQGNILYRAQDLYQLSESDRRRLLRTEWGVVHQHPLDGLRPQVTAGGNIGERLMAVGNRHYGDIRKEAMRWLQDVEIPANRIDDLPTTFSGGMQQRLQIARNLVTQPTLVFMDEPTGGLDVSVQARLLDLLRTLVRELNLAVVIVTHDLGVARLLAHRLLVMKQGRVVESGLTDRVLDDPHHPYTQLLVSSVLS
- the phnL gene encoding phosphonate C-P lyase system protein PhnL produces the protein MQPLLRVEQLSKTFVLHNQSSAALPVLQDANLEVSGGECVVLHGRSGSGKSTLLRALYGNYQANSGHIWLQHQGEWIDMANAPARQILAIRCHTIGWVSQFLRVIPRVPTLEIVMQPLLERGTERAFCEKRAKELLTRLNVPERLWSLAPSTFSGGEQQRVNIARGFIADYPVLLLDEPTASLDSANSAAVVELIEQARARGAAIVGIFHDEAVRARVADRLHVMQPVNTGAEA
- the phnM gene encoding alpha-D-ribose 1-methylphosphonate 5-triphosphate diphosphatase translates to MIINNVRLVLEQEVVAGSLEIRDGRIASFSDSRSQLAGALDGENAFLLPGLVELHTDNLDKFFTPRPKVDWPAHSAMSSHDALMVASGITTVLDAISVGDVRDGGHRLDNLTKMIDAIQDSNRKGINRADHHLHLRCELPHNTTLPLFEALMNTPELSLVSLMDHSPGQRQYASLEMYRTYYQGKYQLSDAQMDQFEREQLALAAEFSTPNRNAISSLCRSRGIPLASHDDATAAHVAESHDVGSAIAEFPTTREAARASRECGMQVLMGAPNIVRGGSHSGNVAAAELASHGLLDILSSDYYPASLLDAVFRLVADERNTLTLPQAAALVTCNPAQAIGLHDRGRIAEGLRADLVLAHTDHGHSHIRHVWSQGKLVF
- the phnN gene encoding ribose 1,5-bisphosphokinase → MARLIWLTGPSGAGKDSLLNALREAPPDNLLIAHRYITRAADAGGENHVALSEAEFRRREALGLFAVSWQAHGLHYGLGEEIDLWLARGLNVLVNGSRLHLPIVQQHYGTQLLPLVLQVSPEVLAKRLRQRGRESDVEIAKRLARAAEPLPAHCYALNNDGALRDTLEHLRQLLAD
- the phnC gene encoding phosphonate ABC transporter ATP-binding protein, translated to MAQALLKTVVDNPFPPITGQGNKVLSVQGLCKAYGANKVLDNVSFDLHAGELVAVIGRSGAGKSTLLHMLNGTISASQGAILSNHQGEVDRDVVTLNSRQMREWRSECGMIFQDFCLVPRLDVITNVLLGRLSQTSTLKSFFKVFSETDRARAIELLQWMNMLPQALQRAENLSGGQMQRVAICRALMQNPRILLADEPVASLDPKNTKRIMDVLRQVSEQGISVMVNLHSIELVRSYCTRVIGIQRGRVLFDGHPSQLTDGLMHELYGDEINQLH
- the phnD gene encoding phosphonate ABC transporter substrate-binding protein, with the protein product MKLTSLALLTMAMAFGVNAADAPKELNLGILGGQNATQQIGDNQCVKDFFDKELQVDTKLRNSSDYSGVIQGLLGNKIDLVLSMSPASYASVYLQNPKAVDIVGIVVDDKDGSQGYHSVVIVKADSPYKKLEDLKGKSFGMADPDSTSGFLMPNQAFKKEFGGTVDDKYNNTFSSVTFSGGHEQDILGVLNGQFDGAVTWTSLIGDRESGYTSGAFGRLIRMDHPDLMKQIRIIWQSPLIPNGPILVSNNLPADFKAKVVATIKKLDKDDHGCFVKAVGGTQHIGPATVADYQNIIDMKRDLMKGSRG
- the phnE gene encoding phosphonate ABC transporter, permease protein PhnE; amino-acid sequence: MTDFEHYYQRIRRQQKRDSLLWSLLLLALYLAAGKMAEFNLLTVWQSLPHFFDYIGATLPVLHLPLLFADGKTEGSLAYWGYRLHFQLPLIWETLQLALSSTIVAVGIAAVLAFFAADNTQTPRSLRIAIRAFVAFLRTMPELAWAVMFVMAFGIGAIPGFLALALHTVGSLTKLFYEAIESASDKPVRGLAACGASKLQRMRFAFWPQVKPTFLSYSFMRLEVNFRSSTILGLVGAGGIGQELMTNIKLDRYDQVSITLLLIIVVVSLLDTLSGWLRRRVVEGEMQ
- the phnE gene encoding phosphonate ABC transporter, permease protein PhnE, with the protein product MITLAPDVAKIKQEHAALFAAQQRYLRRVALVALAIVLYYLFFFAFFGIEWSRFLIGCQQLSRYFLRMFVWQDFLNWPFGYYFTQVGITLAIVFSGTLTASLIALPVSFLAARNVMHDPVTRPISLAVRRVLDVLRGIDMAIWGLIFVRAVGMGPLAGVLAIVVQDVGLLGKLYAEGHEAVERSPSRGLSAVGANSLQKHRYGIFTQSFPTFLALSLYQIESNTRSAAVLGFVGAGGVGLVYAENMRLWNWDVVMFLTIILVAVVMIMDVVSSKLRKRYITGKGVPLWQPAARD